Proteins encoded together in one Xenopus laevis strain J_2021 chromosome 6L, Xenopus_laevis_v10.1, whole genome shotgun sequence window:
- the cidea.L gene encoding cell death inducing DFFA like effector a L homeolog (The RefSeq protein has 1 substitution compared to this genomic sequence) produces MQGALDYANALSPKSLIRSVTNVGTSLTRRVLFPPLPEPPQRPFRVSNYDRSSKKGIMAGTLKELIEKASEPLFIHSDLATLVLEEDGTVVDTEEFFQSLEDNTPFLLLEAKQKWTQERNAKRVAQQEKKTGIANLMFDLYKLNPKDFGGCLNIKATFYEIYSVSWDIQFLGAKKVLRQLIRGLSYLAQVTGHLLLHGGSFVMQWTESSDEENPTPRSHRF; encoded by the exons ATCTGTTACTAACGTAGGGACATCACTGACACGAAGAGTGTTATTTCCGCCCCTTCCAGAGCCTCCACAGCGACCCTTCCGAGTCTCCAACTATGATCGCAGCAGCAAGAAGGGGATTATGGCAGGCACTTTAAAGGAGCTTATTGAGAAG GCCAGTGAACCTCTCTTTATACACTCTGACCTGGCAACTCTTGTGCTGGAGGAGGATGGCACAGTAGTGGACACAGAGGAATTCTTTCAGTCATTGGAGGATAACACGCCGTTTTTGCTGCTAGAGGCAAAACAGAAGTGGACACAA GAAAGAAACGCTAAACGTGTAGCCCAGCAAGAGAAGAAGACTGGAATAGCAAACCTGATGTTTGATTTGTACAAACTGAACCCAAAGGATTTTGGTGGCTGTCTTAACATTAAAGCAACTTTTTATGAGATCTATTCCGTATCCTGGGACATTCAGTTTCTTGGCGCTAAAAAGATGTTGAG GCAATTAATACGTGGCCTTTCCTATCTGGCCCAGGTTACCGGCCATTTGCTTCTGCACGGCGGCTCTTTTGTAATGCAGTGGACCGAGAGCTCCGATGAAGAGAATCCAACTCCAAGGTCACATCGCTTCTAG